TTCCAAGCCCGGATCTTAAAGACATCAATGACAACCACGTTGGAATTGATGTAAACAGCTTGATATCCATTGAATCTGCTCCGGTGACCTACTTTTCAGATGAGGAAAAGGAGAATAAGAGCTTGACTCTCATAAGTGGTCATGTGATGCACGTGTGGATAGATTACGATGAAGTAGAGATGCTACTCAATGTTACGGTTGCTCCTATCACAAGAACAAAACCAACCTTGCCTCTCTTGTCAACACCTCTCGATCTTTCTTCAGTTATGTTGGATTCTATGTACGTTGGTTTTTCTTCATCTACTGGAGCAGTGGCTAGCAGCCACTATATTCTGGGGTGGAGCTTCAACAGAGGCGGACAAGCTCAAAGCCTTGACGTGTCAAAGTTGCCTACACTTCCTACTCggagaaaatcaagaaagaaaccaaATTTAAGAATTGTGGTCCCAACAATAACAGCAATCATTTTGCTGGTAGCAATCTCTGGTGATGTTTTTATAATAAGGAGGAAGAAATATGAAGAACTGCGCGAAGATTGGGAACAGGAATATGGTCCTCAAAGATTCTCCTACAAGGATTTATACAAAGCAACCAAGGGTTTCACAGACAGTGAGTTGCTGGGATGTGGGGGTTTCGGAAAGGTTTACAGAGGAGTATTGCCTTCTTCCAATATGCAAGTCGCGGTCAAGAAAGTATCCCATGATTCCAGGCAAGGAACCAAGGAATTCGTTTCTGAGATTGCTAGCATGGGGAGGCTGAGGCACAGGAACTTGGTCCAGCTCTTCGGCTATTGCCGGCGAAAGGGAGAGCTCCTCTTGGTCTATGATTATATGCCCAACGGAAGCCTTGATAAACTCCTATTTCGCAATGACACACCCTGCCTTAATTGGGGTCGGCGATATCAAATCATCAGgggagttgcgtctgcccttCTTTACCTTCATGAAGAGTGGGAACAGGTCGTTCTGCATAGAGATGTGAAAGCTAGCAATGTTCTATTAGATGCCGATCTTAACGGACGGCTAGGAGATTTTGGGCTAGCTAAGTTTCATGACCATGGATCAACTCCTCAAACAACCAAAGTGGTTGGAACAGTTGGATATCTTGCACCAGAGATTACTAGAACAGGAAAGTCAACTACCTGCAgcgatgttttttcttttgggacATTTATGCTCGAAGTGGCATGTGGAAGGAAGCCTGTAGAGTCAGAAAGACCACCTGAGGAGGTTGTTCTGGTTGACTGGGTACTTGAATGCTGGAAGAGAGGTGCCATTCTTGGGACAGTTGATCCTAGATTTGAAGGTAACCACGTGGAGGAAGAAATGGAGGTGGTCTTAAAGCTAGGCCTGCTCTGTACACATCGCACTCCGGCAGCCAGACCTAGCATGAGGCAAGCGGTGCAATATCTGGATGGAAATGCTACTCTACCTGATTTACCACTGCACGGTGAAGGAATCGGTTTAGTTCCAGTTAGCAATGATGCATCTACAGAGCATGTTTTAACAATCCCGATATCATCAGATGGAATTTCTTCCAATTCCTTGTCCGACTCTGAATCAATCCTCAGTGGTCGTTGAACCAGCAATGCTTCATGGAGGATTGATTACGTAAATATGTACATTAAGACTTTTTCGATGTGAAATACAGAGGAAGGTGCCGCATAATTTCGAAGATTGTAGCATTTGTGCAATTTTTTTCCAACCACTTGTATATTTTGAAGAAAGTATCCCATGATTCCAGGCAAGGAACTGTTCAATTTTTTCCAACCACTTGTATCTTGTGAGTTATTTTACCATAGAACAGTCGACCTCCCTGCAGACCATAAGCCCAGAGGCAAGGAGGGCTTGTAAGAGTTATTCAATTGTGTTAAAATTGTAGTGTTTGATTAATAatatacaaatatttcttaactAGCAGAATTAATAGATTtatgaaacaaataacaaattcTATTTAAACTTAGCATGCATTGTCAATCCATCTTGGTTGATTATTGTGGTTGATTAAAGTCAATCGATGATGGTCGATATATGATTGATCATGTTGattttgttggaaaataattttgatgcctttcacatcaaataaataataaattatataagcAAAATAGATATTATTACTTACTAAAGAATTAtatagaaacaaagaaaacctgTTATGTTAATTAGTGTGTTAatgattcaataatttattatgaaggTTAAATTTGCTTGTCACTTAATATAAACTGTACAAATTGCTTTTCAGAATTCAAACAAATCATCTTAAAATATTGCACTATAGATCATAGCctacaaataattttgaaaatattttataattaattcaaactcTAGTCGAGCACTgatttaattaagctcaaaatTCACATGGCCTAAAATCTCTCTAATCTtaaagtttttgtgttttacaaGCCaatttaaactttcaatttctacTATATATGTATGTTATAAGATCTTATAATCTTTCAATTTGgaattaatattatttggattttttaagattaatttcttatccatttataatttattttaagcctgttgttttttcatgttaaaataattaatttggagaatttatttattaaatggtTGGTTAATTCAAATGATTCTATAAATCTTGTCATTGCTTCTTAAAATTGATAAGATTATAGAACTCAAATATTACttaatcaaaaaaagaaaaaaaaacgatagaaatagaaaaaagacaagaataatCTGTGTGCTACGCCAACGCATGAGGAGACGAGACTAGAGCCACGCCAACGCATTACGTGTCCACCTCAAGTTTCTTTCTTAGCCATTACGTATCGGCTACGGCATCGCATCGCATCGCATGACGTATTTAATTTCtactatttattatattcatttattactattttcttttaaaagaagtggactgaatattgttttttaagtctatctttttagaaatatattaaattaatattttaaaaaattatttttaatatcagccgattgaaatcatttaaaaatacaataaaaatatttatttaaaattaaaaaatatttatttttttaaaaaaatatttttaaatcataaaaacaaaaaaactctaaatacaCCGTACGAGTGACTACTACAACTGTTTATTGTCATCTTTACCCTCTCCTAGTTTCTTGATCAAAACACAAAGTAGACTTTAAGCATTGAGAATCAGAGGGGCCACTTTGACCATCCTTCAAAGATTAGAGCTGCTGATAGATTTAATTTTCTGCTAGCTATCAATATTTAACAAGACGGATCGTTCTTTTGTATAAAAAAGTCAAAGATGGCCACCCAGAAATAACGTCGTTGAAATGGACCAAGTTTAACACAAatatccttttttcttttttttttcttcttgatttccaCTTGGATTCTTGAACCAAcacttcaatttgttttttctttgagtttagtctcttttcttttgtttactatttgttttatttgaaaaacattaacgTCCCTAATTACAGTTCCTTCAACACTTCAAATCTGTGAACAAACTAGGGAATTCTGAAAAACCAGGTCTGAATCCGGACACTTGCGCATCGCATGTCCGAGCAACAGAGGTTTAAAACTATTGATTCAATCTGCAATATTcagtaaaatgataattattttggaAGTCCAATTAGTAATAGAATTTGTTTCTTGCCATAgaagattttagaattttattttctttgatactGTATCAActttgaaaagtagttttccctattttttaagagaaaaagttTTGGAGAAGGTTCGCATGCACGCAAGTCATAGCAATGTGAAGAGACGTGTTAATAATTCAGTCTTTAGAAACTGTAACAACAATTAAGGAAAAACTCGAAGCGAAAAAACTTTTACCAATGTGTAACTGAAGAAGCAAAAACAATCTTCTACTTGTTCATGTGATGATTGCCGCTTTCAAATCATTGCACTTCCTGCTCGGCCTGTTTGTTTCCTCGAAGCTCTTGGCCTTAGCTCAAGAGCAAAACCACTTCATCTATCATGGCTTCACTGGAGCCAACCTGCTCCTCAGCGAGATTGCAAAAATCCATCCAAATGGTCTCTTAGAGCTGACAAACACTTCAAAACAGCAAATTGGCCGTGCTTTCTTCCCATTCCCTTTTCTGTTCAACACATCTTTATTCAACAATTCTcggtctctctctttctctaccCAGTTTGCGTTTTCCATGGTCTCTGAGCTGCCTACACTTGGTGGCCATGGCATGGCCTTCACAATCTCTCAATCTACGAACTTCACAGGGGCTTTGGCAACTCAGTACCTTGGAATCCTCAATTCTACAAGCAATGGCCTGTCTTCAAACCATCTATTGGCAGTTGAGCTGGATGCAATTCGAAGCCCGGATTTTAAAGACATCAATGACAACCACGTTGGAATTGATGTAAACAGCTTGATATCCATTGAATCTGCTGCGGTGACCTACTTTTCAGATGAGGAAAAGGAGAATAAGAGCTTGACTCTCATAAGTGGTCATGTGATGCACGTCTGGATAGATTACGATGAAGTAGAGAAGCTACTCAATGTTACAGTTGCTCCTATCACAAGAACAAAACCAACCTTGCCTCTCTTGTCAACACCTCTCGATCTTTCTTCTGTTATGTTGGATTCTATGTACGTTGGTTTTTCTTCATCTACTGGAGCAGTGGCTAGCAGCCACTATATTCTGGGGTGGAGCTTCAACAGAGGCGGACAAGCTCAAAGTCTTGACGTGTCAAAGTTGCCTTCACTTCCCCCTCAAAGAAAATCCAGAAAGAAGCCATATTTAAGAATTCTGGTCCCAACAATAACAGCAATCATTTTGCTGGTAGCAATCTCTGGTGCTGCTTATATAATAAAGAGGAAGAAATATGAAGAACTGCGCGAAGATTGGGAACAGGAGTATGGTCCTCAAAGATTCTCCTACAAGGATTTATACAAAGCAACTACAGGTTTCACGGACAGGAAGTTGCTGGGAAGTGGAGGTTTCGGAAAGGTTTACAGAGGAGTATTGCCTTCTTCCAATATGCAAGTCGCGATCAAGAAAGTATCCCATGATTCCAAACAAGGAACTAAGCAGTTTGTTGCTGAGATTGCTAGCATGGGAAGGCTGAGGCACAGGAACTTGGTCCAGCTCCTAGGCTATTGCCGGAGAAAGGGAGAGCTCCTCTTGGTCTATGATTACATGCCCCACGGAAGCCTTGATAAACTCCTATTTCACAATGACACACCCAGCTTTAATTGGGTTCATCGATATCAGGTCCTCAGaggagttgcgtctgcccttCTTTACCTCCATGAAGAGTGGGAACAGGTTGTTCTTCATAGAGATGTTAAAGCTAGCAATATACTGTTAGATGATGATTTCAATGGTCGACTAGGAGATTTTGGGCTTGCTAAATTCTATGATCGTGGGGCTAATCCTCAAACAACCTGTGTGGTTGGAACAGTTGGATATATCGCGCCAGAGGTTACTAGAACAGGAAGGGCCACTACCAGCA
This region of Populus trichocarpa isolate Nisqually-1 chromosome 9, P.trichocarpa_v4.1, whole genome shotgun sequence genomic DNA includes:
- the LOC18102007 gene encoding L-type lectin-domain containing receptor kinase SIT2, translated to MQVAVKKVSHDSRQGTKEFVSEIASMGRLRHRNLVQLFGYCRRKGELLLVYDYMPNGSLDKLLFRNDTPCLNWGRRYQIIRGVASALLYLHEEWEQVVLHRDVKASNVLLDADLNGRLGDFGLAKFHDHGSTPQTTKVVGTVGYLAPEITRTGKSTTCSDVFSFGTFMLEVACGRKPVESERPPEEVVLVDWVLECWKRGAILGTVDPRFEGNHVEEEMEVVLKLGLLCTHRTPAARPSMRQAVQYLDGNATLPDLPLHGEGIGLVPVSNDASTEHVLTIPISSDGISSNSLSDSESILSGR
- the LOC7468619 gene encoding LOW QUALITY PROTEIN: L-type lectin-domain containing receptor kinase SIT2 (The sequence of the model RefSeq protein was modified relative to this genomic sequence to represent the inferred CDS: deleted 1 base in 1 codon) is translated as MIAAFKSLHFLLGLFVSSKLLALAQEQNHFIYHGFTGANLLLSEIAKIHPNGLLELTNTSKQQIGRAFFPFPFLFNTSLFNNSRSLSFSTQFAFSMVSELPTLGGHGMAFTISQSTNFTGALATQYLGILNSTSNGLSSNHLLAVELDAIRSPDFKDINDNHVGIDVNSLISIESAAVTYFSDEEKENKSLTLISGHVMHVWIDYDEVEKLLNVTVAPITRTKPTLPLLSTPLDLSSVMLDSMYVGFSSSTGAVASSHYILGWSFNRGGQAQSLDVSKLPSLPPQRKSRKKPYLRILVPTITAIILLVAISGAAYIIKRKKYEELREDWEQEYGPQRFSYKDLYKATTGFTDRKLLGSGGFGKVYRGVLPSSNMQVAIKKVSHDSKQGTKQFVAEIASMGRLRHRNLVQLLGYCRRKGELLLVYDYMPHGSLDKLLFHNDTPSFNWVHRYQVLRGVASALLYLHEEWEQVVLHRDVKASNILLDDDFNGRLGDFGLAKFYDRGANPQTTCVVGTVGYIAPEVTRTGRATTSSDVFAFGTFMLEMACGRKPVEPEQSAEKMILVDWVLDSWKIGDILRTGDPRLEGNYVVEEMELVLRLGLLCSFSTPQARPSMRQIAQYLDGNASLPEMPLDVASIGLMPVSHEEPGGFNLSFHRSNDYSAHSFSSTDSILSCGR